The following is a genomic window from Parabacteroides johnsonii DSM 18315.
TATGCATAACGTTTCACAATTATTCTAAACTTAAACCTGATACTTTATATTCTACTTTGTAGCTTCGGCAATCGACTGAACCATAACCTGCGCAATAGGCTCCTGCATCATTTTCGTCATGGGCCAACGCTTCAATATTCTGAAATGCCAGACTGTCCAATGTGTTTGTTTCATTATTGTAAAACAGGCTGCACACAGCCACCAAACAACTTGCAATAAAAAGCAATTTTAATACTGTTTTCTTTTTCATGTTCCTTTTTTTGAGCGTAAAAGTAATCTTCCGATTTAAGATTGCCAACTAAAAGTGGAAACACTTTGCTGTTTCCGGTGAAATGTTGCCAAAGTGTTGATTTTGCTTGTTCGTTTTGTTACTTTTGTCTCGCAAATGAGATGAAAATGGAAAAACATAGATTTATTATAGTCTTTGGAGGGACATTGATTTTAACGATTTTGGTTGTGTTTTTATCTTGTTATTACTTTTTTCAAATTAAAAATGAGCAGATTCTTAAAGCAACTTATCTTTTTAGTCATGCAGTCGATCTGGAAAAGGAACTGATGCAACCGAAGTTTGTCTCTTTTCCAAAATCAGATACCGACATTTCTTCTGATTCTACTGTTATCGAAAGCGAAAAGGGAAAAGTTGTTTTTCAGAAAAATAAGCAGGCGGACAGTCTTGCTTTGATCGATAAAAGAGAATGGTTTTTTCAGATGTTCATTTCATTCAAAAATCCCAATCGTGCCTTTACCCTCGACAGTCTTTTCCAAGAAGAACTAAAGCGTGAAGGCATAATTGCCCAGACAGCCGTTTCTTTTTCACAAGGTGACAGCCTTGTCAGTTGTTCGAATAAGCCGTTATCTCAGGCAGGGATCGCTTTGGAGCCTATTGTCTTTGGTGTAGAACATGATCAAAGACAAATAAAACTACAAGCGTATGTCCTGTTTTCCCATTCCTATTTATTTAGCCGGATGCCTCTGATTTGGGGGCTGATTTTATTGTGGTGCATTCTTGTTATTATAATGTATATATGGCAACGCCGCAAAAAGGTGGAGCATAATAAAGCGGTTGTTACTCCTGTTACGGCCGTACCGGCAGTGCTTTCTTCGGATGCTTCGGAGTGGATAGAGATAGCGCAGGATGTTTTTTTCTGCAAGAAAACGGGAGAATTGAAAGATCGGGATCATAAAGTTTTTTTGGCAAGAAACCGTTTACGTGCTTTTATCTGTTTTTGGGAAGCTCCGGATCATACTGTCAGCTATCCTGTTTTTTGTAATGATGTGTTAGGGCGGCCTTTGAGCGAAGATGAATCGACAGAAGAAAATAGGCAGCTAAACCGAGCGATAAAGAAATCTATGACGCAAACCATAATGCGACTGCGAGAAGATTTGATGACTTTTCCGGAGTTGTCTATTGAAAATGCTTCCGGTTTATCTTATCGCCTGAATATTGGAACTGTCCGGGAGAGCAACGTAGGGTTGGCAGAATGTGAATCTGATGTTCTTTAGATATGTTAAAATGTACAATATCCCTCTGCTAAATAGTTATATTGGACATTTGTTTGTATTTCAGTCCTTTATTAGATTTTGTGTTTCTTAAAAAATATTACCTCTGCGGGTAATTTAAAAAATATGGGGTAGAAAATCAAAATAGATGCGGTAGAGTTTCGATTTGGACTAATGGGTGTTTTGATAATCTATACAATAAGGTGTGGAATGGCAATAAGGAGGTAACCGAATCATTGATGTATGCTTTTGTTTTTATGAGAAACATAGCAGGAAAAACAGGAAATTACTATCTTTGTTGTATTGCGAGTTGAATGCACAGCTCCAACAATTTTGAAAGGACAGCCATGAGCAATAAGATTTATCCGATAGGTGTACAAAATTTTGAGAGCCTCCGCCAAGACGGTTATTTTTATATCGATAAAACCGAGTTTATCTACCGTCTTGTCAAGTCGGGACGTTACTATTTCCTGAGCCGTCCGCGCCGTTTCGGAAAAAGCCTGCTCATATCAACGCTCGAAGCCTATTTTCAAGGTAAGAAGGAGCTATTCGAAGGCTTGGCGATGGAGCGGTTAGAGAAAGACTGGTCACAATATCCGATCCTGCATCTGGATTTGAATGCACGCCAATACGACAGGCCGGAATCTCTGCTCGAAGAATTGAACAAACATCTTGAGATTTGGGAA
Proteins encoded in this region:
- a CDS encoding NVEALA domain-containing protein, with translation MKKKTVLKLLFIASCLVAVCSLFYNNETNTLDSLAFQNIEALAHDENDAGAYCAGYGSVDCRSYKVEYKVSGLSLE